One genomic window of Aethina tumida isolate Nest 87 chromosome 3, icAetTumi1.1, whole genome shotgun sequence includes the following:
- the LOC109600611 gene encoding eukaryotic translation initiation factor 4B isoform X1, giving the protein MRCFKGTSRSANVTAVILLLAIPEIYTLTIKDVFTSTESLVRVPRESKYPARYGSSGDTPLSRTLKPEETPEAREDALGTSVGKRCIRCDSGYYDRYDTKRYDDRDRRRGYDDRYDRYDDRDRYDRDRYDKYDRYDRDRYDSRDRDRYYYDRRYDDYDRYDRDRYDVGRYDRDRYDRGRDRYDYRDRYYDRGVGYDNRGYDTRDRYDRDREGYRPWDETYRGVSGFDTSGRGYYFASSRPDTYGGGYASSWSYGGGRNDYRDRYGGSYRPWDSYDGYRGTSYLYGRPSSTTTNRSTNSADNDAGITQSPQQENPSG; this is encoded by the exons ATGCGGTGTTTtaag GGCACAAGCCGGTCCGCCAACGTTACGGCAGTCATCCTCCTACTTGCAATTCCCGAAATATACACTCTGACTATTAAGGACGTATTCACGAGCACAGAGAGTCTTGTGCGAGTCCCGAGGGAAAGCAAATATCCCGCCAGATACGGATCTTCCGGTGACACCCCCTTAAGTCGGACGCTCAAGCCGGAGGAGACTCCCGAGGCCAGGGAGGACGCGCTGGGCACGTCGGTCGGCAAGAGATGCATCCGATGCGATTCGGGATATTATGATCGTTACGACACGAAACGGTACGACGACAGGGACAGGCGGCGTGGATACGACGATAGGTATGACAGGTACGACGACCGGGACCGGTACGACCGAGACAGATACGACAAATATGATAGATACGATAGGGACAGATACGACAGCAGGGATAGGGACAGATACTACTATGACAGGAGGTACGACGATTACGATAGATACGACAGGGATCGTTATGATGTCGGGCGCTACGATAGAGACAGATACGACAGGGGAAGGGACAGATACGACTACAGAGACAGGTACTACGACAGGGGAGTGGGCTATGACAATCGTGGGTATGATACCAGAGACAGGTACGACAGGGACAGGGAGGGCTACAGGCCATGGGATGAGACTTACAGAGGTGTTTCCGGATTTGACACCAGCGGAAGGGGCTATTACTTTGCGTCGTCGAGACCTGATACTTATGGGGGAGGATATGCCAGCAGCTGGAGCTACGGAGGCGGCAGAAATGATTACAGGGATAG ATACGGAGGAAGTTATCGCCCTTGGGATTCCTACGACGGTTATCGAGGAACAAGTTATTTATACGGTCGGCCGTCATCGACCACGACAAATAGATCAACAAATTCAGCAGATAATGATGCCGGCATCACTCAAAGTCCGCAACAGGAAAATCCCTCAGGATAA
- the LOC109600611 gene encoding uncharacterized protein LOC109600611 isoform X2: MRCFKGTSRSANVTAVILLLAIPEIYTLTIKDVFTSTESLVRVPRESKYPARYGSSGDTPLSRTLKPEETPEAREDALGTSVGKRCIRCDSGYYDRYDTKRYDDRDRRRGYDDRYDRYDDRDRYDRDRYDKYDRYDRDRYDSRDRDRYYYDRRYDDYDRYDRDRYDVGRYDRDRYDRGRDRYDYRDRYYDRGVGYDNRGYDTRDRYDRDREGYRPWDETYRGVSGFDTSGRGYYFASSRPDTYGGGYASSWSYGGGRNDYRDRNLATSQLLSVIPSRRKNETTK; this comes from the exons ATGCGGTGTTTtaag GGCACAAGCCGGTCCGCCAACGTTACGGCAGTCATCCTCCTACTTGCAATTCCCGAAATATACACTCTGACTATTAAGGACGTATTCACGAGCACAGAGAGTCTTGTGCGAGTCCCGAGGGAAAGCAAATATCCCGCCAGATACGGATCTTCCGGTGACACCCCCTTAAGTCGGACGCTCAAGCCGGAGGAGACTCCCGAGGCCAGGGAGGACGCGCTGGGCACGTCGGTCGGCAAGAGATGCATCCGATGCGATTCGGGATATTATGATCGTTACGACACGAAACGGTACGACGACAGGGACAGGCGGCGTGGATACGACGATAGGTATGACAGGTACGACGACCGGGACCGGTACGACCGAGACAGATACGACAAATATGATAGATACGATAGGGACAGATACGACAGCAGGGATAGGGACAGATACTACTATGACAGGAGGTACGACGATTACGATAGATACGACAGGGATCGTTATGATGTCGGGCGCTACGATAGAGACAGATACGACAGGGGAAGGGACAGATACGACTACAGAGACAGGTACTACGACAGGGGAGTGGGCTATGACAATCGTGGGTATGATACCAGAGACAGGTACGACAGGGACAGGGAGGGCTACAGGCCATGGGATGAGACTTACAGAGGTGTTTCCGGATTTGACACCAGCGGAAGGGGCTATTACTTTGCGTCGTCGAGACCTGATACTTATGGGGGAGGATATGCCAGCAGCTGGAGCTACGGAGGCGGCAGAAATGATTACAGGGATAG GAATTTGGCTACTAGTCAACTTCTGTCGGTGATTCCCAGCAGAAGGAAAAATGAAACTACAAAATAG